The DNA segment TGCGATCGGCCTTAATTTCATAGACGTCTATTTCCGTTCGGGCCTTTACAAGGCACCCTATTTTCCTCTGCCGCTCGGCAAGGAAGCCGCGGGCACGATCACGGAAGTCGGGCCGGGCGTGACCGATTTCGCCGTCGGCGATCGTGTCGCCTATGTCGGCAGCGACGGCGCCTATAGCATCGAGCGCAACATAGAAACCCGCCATCTGGTCAAGGTGCCTGACGATATCCCACTCGAAACCGCGGCATCGATGATGCTGAAGGGGATGACGGCCGAATACCTCTTGAACCGCACCTTCAAGGTCGGCCCCGGAACGACGCTGCTGTTTCATGCCGCAGCAGGTGGCGTCGGCTTGATCGCCGGCCAATGGGCCAAGGCTCTCGGAGCCGGCACCGTCATCGGCACTGCCGGTTCTGCGGAAAAGGTCGAACTGGCATTGGCGCACGGCTATGACCACGTCATCGATTACAGTAAGGAGAGCTTTGCCGATCGTGTCCGCGAGAT comes from the Rhizobium sp. NXC24 genome and includes:
- a CDS encoding quinone oxidoreductase, producing the protein MKKTKAIRIHENGGPDVMKFEEVDLPSPGAGEVQIRHAAIGLNFIDVYFRSGLYKAPYFPLPLGKEAAGTITEVGPGVTDFAVGDRVAYVGSDGAYSIERNIETRHLVKVPDDIPLETAASMMLKGMTAEYLLNRTFKVGPGTTLLFHAAAGGVGLIAGQWAKALGAGTVIGTAGSAEKVELALAHGYDHVIDYSKESFADRVREITGGKGVDVVYDSVGKDTFPHSLDCLKPRGMWVTFGQSSGPIENFNLAILNQKGSLFATRPSLFAYVATPEELRASAKALFAVVQSSKVRINVNQTYPLSDAGRAHTDLETRKTSGTTLLIP